One stretch of Nitrospirota bacterium DNA includes these proteins:
- a CDS encoding cysteine desulfurase family protein: protein MIYLDHNATTPVDMEVRDAVCDALNVYGNPSSSHIAGKEAHELVEGARKAVAELIGARAEEIIFTSGGTESNNLALIGFVQSFGKGHIISSRIEHPSVTNPLKYLEKQGYAITLVGTDHNGAVRPEDILKEIRPDTILVTIMHSNNETGVIQPIKEIAAILKERGIVFHTDAAQSAGKTPLDVGELGCNMATIVSHKFYGPKGIGALYLRKGTRLNPVTYGAGHEKGLRPGTENIPAIAGFGKASEIAKRDLSQRVEHTERVTGMLYRKLHDLIPDIKLNGETALRLPNTLNISIKGIVGTDLVNSLNDTVAISAGSACHSGTCTPSDVLLAMGLSPSEAISAVRISTGKDTTEDEVLRASELIARAVRK from the coding sequence ATGATTTACCTCGACCATAATGCCACAACTCCAGTTGACATGGAGGTACGGGATGCCGTCTGTGATGCCCTGAATGTCTATGGCAACCCCTCAAGCTCTCATATAGCCGGCAAAGAGGCTCACGAGCTTGTTGAAGGTGCAAGAAAAGCCGTAGCAGAGCTCATTGGAGCAAGAGCGGAAGAGATAATATTTACCTCCGGCGGCACGGAATCAAATAATCTCGCCTTAATCGGTTTTGTACAATCCTTTGGAAAGGGACACATTATCTCCTCACGTATAGAGCATCCCTCTGTCACAAACCCCCTCAAGTATCTCGAAAAACAGGGATACGCAATTACACTCGTTGGTACGGACCATAACGGGGCAGTAAGACCCGAAGATATTTTGAAGGAAATACGGCCTGATACCATTCTTGTAACGATAATGCACTCAAATAATGAAACAGGCGTCATTCAGCCGATTAAAGAGATTGCTGCAATACTGAAAGAGAGGGGTATAGTCTTTCATACGGATGCTGCCCAGTCTGCCGGAAAAACACCCCTGGACGTCGGGGAACTCGGCTGCAATATGGCAACCATTGTATCCCATAAGTTCTACGGCCCGAAAGGCATTGGGGCACTCTATCTCAGGAAGGGCACAAGGCTGAACCCAGTAACGTATGGAGCGGGACATGAGAAAGGACTGAGGCCCGGGACAGAGAATATTCCCGCAATTGCCGGATTCGGCAAGGCATCGGAGATTGCAAAGAGAGACTTGTCCCAGCGGGTCGAACATACAGAGAGGGTTACCGGCATGCTCTACCGGAAGCTCCATGATTTGATACCGGACATAAAACTTAATGGTGAGACAGCCCTGAGACTGCCGAACACACTTAATATCTCAATAAAGGGTATCGTTGGAACAGACCTTGTAAACTCCCTTAATGATACGGTTGCCATATCAGCAGGGTCTGCGTGCCATTCAGGCACCTGTACCCCCTCAGATGTCCTGCTCGCAATGGGTCTGAGCCCTTCCGAAGCCATATCAGCCGTCAGGATAAGTACGGGCAAGGATACCACGGAAGATGAGGTTTTAAGGGCATCGGAGCTGATTGCCAGGGCCGTCAGGAAATAA
- the rapZ gene encoding RNase adapter RapZ, whose product MNQHEAPIRVVVITGLSGAGKTVALRALEDVGFFCIDNFPPQLLKNFINLSTSEKNIKKVAISVDVRERSFVDGIEEAINSLREDYDAEVVFLEAEISILLRRFKETRRPHPLAETSGGDIRNALKLEAEYLSYLRKLANRVIDTSSYTPHQLRSFIMEAFGGDQTPSMGINIISFGYKFGIPQEVDILFDIRFLPNPYFIAELRELNGLDQPVKKYVMDNPVTNKLLDKLKDLINFLVTEYLKEGRSSLTIGVGCTGGQHRSPVIAEELSQYLSSTFDLKIKVIHREL is encoded by the coding sequence TTGAACCAGCATGAAGCACCCATCAGAGTAGTCGTTATTACAGGGCTCTCAGGTGCCGGTAAAACAGTAGCCCTGAGGGCCCTTGAAGATGTCGGCTTTTTCTGTATAGATAATTTTCCGCCACAATTGCTTAAAAACTTTATTAATCTCTCCACGTCGGAAAAAAATATCAAAAAAGTGGCAATAAGTGTTGACGTCAGGGAGAGGAGTTTTGTTGACGGTATTGAAGAGGCCATTAACTCTCTCAGGGAAGATTATGATGCAGAGGTTGTCTTCCTTGAAGCTGAAATATCTATTCTTTTAAGGCGCTTTAAAGAGACAAGGCGGCCTCACCCACTGGCTGAAACCTCAGGCGGAGACATTCGGAATGCCCTGAAATTAGAGGCAGAATATCTCTCATACCTGAGAAAACTTGCAAACAGGGTTATCGATACATCATCATACACCCCCCACCAGCTAAGGTCATTTATTATGGAGGCATTTGGTGGAGACCAAACGCCCTCTATGGGTATTAACATCATCTCTTTTGGGTACAAATTCGGAATACCACAGGAAGTGGACATCCTGTTTGACATAAGGTTTCTGCCGAATCCTTACTTTATTGCTGAATTGAGAGAGCTCAACGGCCTTGATCAGCCGGTAAAAAAGTACGTTATGGACAATCCTGTCACTAATAAACTCCTTGATAAACTCAAAGACCTCATCAATTTCCTGGTTACCGAGTATCTTAAAGAGGGCCGCTCATCCCTGACCATCGGCGTTGGCTGTACCGGCGGACAGCACAGGTCTCCGGTAATTGCAGAGGAACTGTCTCAATACCTCTCTTCAACATTTGACCTCAAGATAAAGGTGATACACAGAGAGCTATGA
- the raiA gene encoding ribosome-associated translation inhibitor RaiA produces the protein MNIIINGRHLDITPALRDYAESKVRKFEKYLSSITEAVVTLSVEKYRHKAEVLLKANGIMIQAEGVTGEIYSSIDEVVEKLERQTKKYKEKQITQRKENRAQPAPPAEETDTYPEIRIIQRKKIATKPMTPEEAAMQMELLGNDFFVFTSADSGNVNVLYRMKDGDFGLIEPA, from the coding sequence ATGAACATTATCATCAACGGCCGTCATCTCGATATCACCCCAGCCCTCAGAGATTATGCAGAAAGCAAAGTAAGAAAATTTGAAAAATACCTTTCTTCCATAACAGAGGCTGTCGTAACTCTCTCAGTCGAGAAGTACAGACACAAGGCAGAGGTACTGCTTAAAGCCAACGGAATCATGATACAGGCAGAAGGAGTAACAGGTGAAATATACTCCTCTATTGATGAAGTGGTTGAGAAACTGGAGCGTCAGACAAAGAAGTACAAGGAAAAACAGATCACCCAGCGCAAGGAAAACCGTGCACAACCAGCCCCCCCGGCTGAGGAAACAGACACATATCCGGAAATCAGGATAATACAGAGAAAAAAAATTGCCACAAAACCAATGACTCCTGAAGAGGCTGCCATGCAGATGGAACTCCTTGGCAATGATTTCTTTGTATTTACCAGCGCAGATAGTGGCAATGTCAATGTACTTTACAGAATGAAAGATGGAGATTTCGGATTAATTGAACCAGCATGA
- the rpoN gene encoding RNA polymerase factor sigma-54 codes for MALETRLEIKLSQKLVLTPQLQQAIKLLQLPQLELTQALNQELTENPFLEELQEEQIQEEQTQEEQKNEEAELPESTPEEDVLSPLENLMTFRADDYFDERSSDGRDLGYFTPGTDTPTSFEQFVSSSPNLYEHLNWQLRLNTSDELLQIIAEAIIGNIDDNGYLRMSDEDLAEVCKVPVEQVREAIGLVQELDPPGIGARNLRECLLIQIKMLGLAGTLVEKIVQNNLVELEKKKYKAIAKQYGATYEDIMIAVKIIEELDPKPARNFSSHETNYVIPDVYIEKTDGEYQIILNDEGLPRIRLNNQYRKLLMNKASLTKEEKQFLEEKLRSALWLIKSLDQRNKTIYKVTKSILHFQEKFFDYGPRYIKPLNLRDVATDISMHESTVSRVTSSKYLACPHGIFSFRFFFSSSLQGNNEDISSTLVKEQIKKIISEENPQKPFSDQKIADFLNQQNITIARRTVAKYREELRIPPNSRRKRVEF; via the coding sequence ATGGCACTTGAAACCAGACTTGAAATAAAATTATCGCAAAAACTCGTCCTGACACCTCAGCTTCAGCAGGCCATCAAACTCCTGCAACTGCCACAGCTGGAACTAACGCAGGCCCTGAATCAGGAACTCACCGAAAACCCGTTCCTTGAGGAGCTCCAGGAAGAGCAAATACAGGAAGAACAGACACAGGAAGAACAAAAAAACGAGGAGGCTGAACTCCCGGAATCAACACCTGAAGAAGACGTGCTGTCGCCCCTTGAAAACCTCATGACCTTCAGGGCAGATGATTATTTTGATGAAAGAAGCAGTGACGGAAGAGACCTCGGATATTTTACACCTGGAACGGATACTCCGACATCATTTGAACAGTTTGTATCTTCTTCCCCAAACCTCTACGAACATCTCAACTGGCAACTCCGCCTTAATACAAGTGATGAATTGCTTCAGATTATCGCAGAGGCAATTATCGGCAATATTGATGACAACGGGTACCTGAGAATGTCGGATGAAGATCTGGCAGAAGTCTGCAAAGTCCCGGTAGAGCAGGTGAGAGAGGCAATTGGACTTGTTCAGGAACTGGACCCGCCGGGGATAGGCGCAAGAAATCTCAGGGAATGCCTGCTGATCCAGATAAAGATGCTTGGCCTTGCCGGCACCCTGGTTGAGAAGATAGTGCAGAACAACCTTGTGGAGCTTGAGAAAAAGAAGTATAAAGCTATTGCAAAGCAGTATGGTGCAACCTATGAAGACATAATGATAGCTGTAAAAATCATTGAAGAACTCGACCCGAAACCCGCAAGAAATTTTTCGTCCCATGAGACAAACTATGTAATCCCGGATGTATATATTGAGAAGACAGACGGTGAATACCAGATTATCCTCAACGATGAGGGACTTCCGAGAATCAGGCTGAACAATCAATACAGAAAGCTCCTGATGAACAAGGCTTCCCTGACAAAGGAGGAAAAGCAGTTCCTCGAGGAAAAACTCCGTTCCGCCCTATGGCTTATAAAGAGTCTTGACCAGAGGAACAAGACCATCTACAAGGTGACAAAGAGCATCCTCCACTTCCAGGAGAAGTTCTTTGATTATGGTCCACGCTATATCAAACCGCTCAATTTAAGGGATGTAGCCACAGATATCAGCATGCACGAAAGCACCGTCAGTAGGGTTACATCCAGCAAATATCTGGCCTGTCCCCACGGAATTTTCAGTTTCAGATTCTTCTTCAGCAGCTCACTTCAGGGTAACAACGAGGATATCTCGTCCACCCTGGTAAAGGAACAGATAAAGAAGATAATCTCTGAAGAGAATCCCCAAAAACCCTTCAGCGACCAGAAGATAGCTGATTTTCTGAATCAACAGAACATAACCATAGCCAGAAGGACCGTAGCAAAATACAGGGAAGAACTCAGGATTCCGCCAAATTCCAGGAGAAAAAGGGTGGAGTTTTAA
- the lptB gene encoding LPS export ABC transporter ATP-binding protein produces MAHKLLSKGLKKAYKGKAAVKGLDISVKTGEIVGLLGPNGAGKTTTFYMIVGMVKADSGEIFLDETDISSLPMYQRARMGISYLPQEPSIFRRLTVRDNIRAILEIKGYNKTEIEEELLKLLEEFQLKDFSERKGIHLSGGERRRTEIARTLATKPTFILFDEPFAGIDPIAILELKNTLRYLKDKGIGILLTDHNVRDTLSITDRAYIISDGAVLDEGEPEKLINNPEVRSAYLGEEFTL; encoded by the coding sequence ATGGCCCATAAACTATTATCCAAAGGATTGAAAAAGGCTTACAAGGGAAAAGCCGCTGTAAAAGGCCTTGATATCTCTGTAAAGACCGGGGAGATAGTCGGCCTGCTCGGTCCCAACGGGGCAGGAAAGACAACCACCTTTTACATGATAGTCGGTATGGTGAAGGCTGACAGCGGAGAGATATTTCTTGATGAAACGGATATAAGCAGTCTTCCCATGTATCAACGTGCAAGAATGGGAATCAGCTATCTTCCCCAGGAACCCTCTATCTTCAGACGCCTTACAGTAAGAGACAACATTCGGGCCATCCTTGAGATAAAGGGATACAACAAGACAGAGATAGAGGAAGAACTGTTAAAACTTCTTGAAGAGTTTCAACTGAAGGACTTCTCCGAGAGGAAGGGTATACACCTCTCGGGAGGTGAGAGGAGAAGGACCGAGATTGCACGCACCCTTGCCACAAAACCGACTTTTATTCTCTTTGATGAACCCTTTGCAGGCATTGACCCTATAGCCATACTTGAATTAAAAAACACATTGAGGTATCTTAAAGATAAGGGGATAGGCATACTCCTGACCGACCATAACGTCAGAGACACCCTGTCCATAACCGACAGGGCATATATTATCAGTGACGGAGCTGTACTGGATGAAGGTGAACCAGAGAAACTAATCAATAACCCTGAGGTAAGGTCTGCCTATCTTGGAGAGGAGTTTACCTTATAA
- the lptA gene encoding lipopolysaccharide transport periplasmic protein LptA, protein MSGQSFIKTLLVFFVFLFVTAGMAGAQKPHDGKGVPASTDSSLGTAVISAEEPVEITAEKLIADNRAHTAVFEGSVVARQGKITLYADWMKVFYSEAGDVGKIEARGNVKLIKDAREITSGEAIYYRELQKIVFTGNPVATEGNSTISGDRMVYYIASDRSEVENSRVIIKKQNGP, encoded by the coding sequence ATGTCAGGGCAGTCTTTTATTAAGACTCTGTTGGTGTTCTTTGTCTTTCTGTTTGTTACAGCAGGCATGGCAGGAGCGCAGAAACCCCATGACGGAAAGGGCGTTCCGGCCTCAACTGATTCGTCTCTCGGGACTGCCGTGATATCAGCTGAAGAACCGGTTGAGATAACAGCTGAGAAGCTTATAGCCGATAACAGGGCACATACTGCGGTGTTTGAAGGCAGCGTGGTAGCACGCCAGGGAAAGATAACCCTTTATGCCGACTGGATGAAGGTCTTTTATTCAGAAGCCGGCGATGTCGGAAAGATAGAGGCAAGGGGAAACGTGAAGCTTATTAAGGATGCACGCGAGATAACATCAGGCGAGGCCATCTATTACAGAGAGCTGCAAAAGATCGTCTTTACCGGAAACCCTGTTGCCACAGAGGGTAACAGTACAATCTCAGGGGACAGGATGGTTTATTATATTGCAAGTGACCGCTCAGAAGTTGAAAACAGCCGCGTAATAATAAAAAAACAAAATGGCCCATAA
- the lptC gene encoding LPS export ABC transporter periplasmic protein LptC codes for MKKYHTISLLLATSTLLIILVWMAMGDKKPSYTRGPGKSVMKGVEVVYYKKEKPDWRAEIKEALFSRDETESELKDVNIFYFKGDVRLHSKQGFYDIANGRLRLAGMVNGKGKGFTFKSPELLYLPSEDILTTSKGLVIKGKNYILSGRSGRIKDSQVMEVTGDVRAVFY; via the coding sequence ATGAAAAAATACCATACAATATCTCTTCTGCTGGCAACATCAACCCTTTTAATAATCCTGGTCTGGATGGCTATGGGGGATAAAAAACCATCCTATACCAGGGGGCCTGGGAAATCCGTTATGAAAGGTGTCGAGGTAGTGTATTATAAAAAAGAGAAGCCCGACTGGCGCGCAGAGATTAAAGAGGCCCTGTTTTCCCGGGATGAAACCGAATCTGAATTAAAGGATGTCAATATATTTTATTTCAAGGGAGATGTAAGACTCCATTCAAAACAGGGTTTTTATGATATTGCTAACGGCCGGCTCAGACTGGCTGGTATGGTTAACGGCAAAGGAAAGGGATTTACCTTTAAATCACCGGAATTACTCTATCTTCCGTCAGAGGACATTCTTACTACTTCAAAGGGACTGGTGATTAAAGGTAAGAATTACATACTTTCGGGTAGAAGCGGAAGAATAAAGGATTCGCAGGTGATGGAGGTTACCGGAGATGTCAGGGCAGTCTTTTATTAA
- a CDS encoding TIGR00282 family metallophosphoesterase has protein sequence MRVLLIGDIVGKVGRKAVTAFLPTLISRFKIDLTIANCENAAGGFGITEKVATELFNYGIHIMTSGNHIWDKKEAVALLVKEDRILRPVNYPPGVPGSGSIIYNLNGRKVGIMNVSGRVFMNIMDCPFRTAAAEIKRLKEETDIIIVDFHAEATSEKIAFGFYMDGHVSAVLGTHTHVQTADEQILPNGTAYITDVGMTGPLNSVIGVDKNQIIDKFLTQMPKKFETAKGIGILCGVIVEIDEKTGRSTSIQRLQLKTGD, from the coding sequence GTGAGAGTTCTGCTTATAGGTGACATTGTGGGCAAGGTTGGAAGAAAGGCGGTAACAGCCTTTCTTCCAACACTTATCAGCCGCTTCAAGATAGACCTGACGATTGCCAACTGTGAGAACGCAGCCGGGGGGTTCGGCATAACGGAAAAGGTTGCAACCGAGCTGTTCAATTACGGTATCCATATCATGACCTCAGGCAACCATATCTGGGATAAAAAAGAGGCCGTTGCCCTCCTTGTAAAGGAGGACCGGATTCTAAGACCGGTCAATTATCCACCCGGGGTGCCTGGCTCCGGGAGTATTATCTACAATCTAAACGGCAGGAAAGTGGGAATCATGAATGTCTCGGGCCGCGTCTTCATGAACATCATGGACTGTCCCTTCAGGACTGCTGCTGCAGAGATTAAACGGTTAAAGGAAGAGACGGATATAATTATTGTGGATTTCCATGCTGAGGCCACATCTGAAAAGATAGCCTTTGGCTTTTATATGGATGGACATGTTTCGGCTGTTCTGGGCACGCACACGCATGTGCAGACTGCTGACGAGCAGATACTTCCAAACGGAACCGCCTACATTACAGACGTGGGAATGACCGGCCCGTTAAATTCAGTCATAGGTGTGGATAAAAATCAGATTATTGATAAGTTTCTAACACAGATGCCAAAAAAATTTGAGACCGCAAAAGGGATTGGGATACTCTGCGGGGTAATAGTGGAGATTGACGAAAAAACCGGCCGTTCAACCTCCATACAACGATTACAGTTAAAGACCGGCGACTGA
- the rny gene encoding ribonuclease Y: MNISISILTGLVFGAVLSLIFFFIYKTGAEKKRQTLDSEARKILDEARKEAEQIKKEASLEAKDIVYIAKSEAEKELKERRKELNQLERRLRNKEEHLERKLEQMEKRESDLTKREKDFYSRERTIRDKENRLSNLIKEQTSVLEEISALTEEQARAELLRRVEEESRFEAAKLIKRIEDETRDTAEKKAAEVISLAIQRYASDYVSDATITAVTLPGDEMKGRIIGREGRNIRALEAATGVDLIVDDTPEVVTLSSFDPVRREVARISLERLIADGRIHPARIEEVVEKARKEVETTIREEGEKAVFDLGLSGIHPDIIRLLGRLRYRTSYGQNVLQHSREVAYLSGLMAGELGVDIKLAKRAGLLHDIGKAVDHEVEGPHHEIGMNIARKYGEDERVLNAIACHHGDIDPICVESALVAAADALSAARPGVRRESIENYIKRLKRLEEIATSYDGVEKCYAIQAGREIRIIVKPEDVSDEMSSLISREIAKKIQAELSYPGQIKIMVIRETRFVDYAK, encoded by the coding sequence ATGAATATATCCATCTCCATTCTGACAGGACTTGTATTCGGTGCTGTACTGTCGCTGATATTTTTCTTTATTTACAAGACAGGCGCAGAGAAAAAGAGACAAACCCTGGATAGTGAGGCACGGAAGATACTGGATGAGGCCAGAAAAGAGGCCGAACAGATTAAGAAAGAGGCATCTTTAGAGGCAAAAGATATCGTCTATATTGCCAAATCAGAGGCTGAAAAGGAACTGAAGGAAAGACGTAAGGAGCTTAACCAACTCGAAAGGCGGCTGAGAAACAAAGAGGAGCATCTGGAACGCAAACTTGAACAGATGGAAAAGAGAGAAAGTGACCTTACAAAAAGGGAAAAGGATTTTTACTCGAGAGAGAGGACTATCAGGGACAAGGAAAACAGGCTTTCAAACCTGATAAAGGAACAGACCTCGGTCCTTGAGGAAATCTCGGCATTAACTGAAGAACAGGCCAGGGCAGAGCTCCTCAGGCGCGTTGAGGAAGAATCAAGGTTTGAAGCTGCAAAACTCATAAAGAGGATAGAGGACGAGACCCGTGACACTGCTGAGAAAAAGGCAGCAGAGGTGATCAGCCTTGCAATCCAGCGGTACGCAAGTGATTACGTCTCTGATGCAACAATCACTGCGGTAACCCTGCCCGGAGACGAGATGAAGGGACGCATAATAGGCCGTGAAGGAAGGAACATCCGGGCCCTTGAGGCCGCTACGGGTGTGGACCTGATAGTGGATGACACGCCTGAAGTCGTAACCCTCTCCTCATTTGACCCCGTAAGGAGAGAAGTTGCCAGGATATCCCTCGAACGCCTGATAGCTGACGGCAGGATCCATCCTGCAAGGATAGAAGAGGTGGTGGAAAAGGCAAGAAAAGAGGTTGAGACCACCATAAGGGAAGAAGGAGAAAAGGCAGTCTTTGACCTCGGTCTAAGCGGAATCCATCCCGATATCATAAGACTTCTCGGGAGGCTCAGGTACAGGACTTCCTATGGACAGAACGTGCTCCAGCACTCAAGGGAGGTGGCATACCTTTCAGGTCTCATGGCCGGTGAGCTTGGAGTTGATATAAAGCTTGCCAAGCGGGCGGGTCTGCTTCACGATATAGGCAAGGCTGTAGACCATGAAGTTGAAGGTCCCCACCATGAGATAGGGATGAACATAGCCCGCAAATACGGTGAAGATGAGCGCGTACTGAATGCCATAGCATGTCACCACGGTGATATTGACCCTATATGCGTTGAGTCAGCCCTCGTGGCAGCCGCTGATGCGCTGTCTGCAGCAAGGCCCGGAGTGAGAAGGGAGAGTATTGAGAACTATATCAAGCGCCTCAAAAGACTTGAGGAGATAGCCACCTCATATGATGGCGTAGAGAAATGCTATGCAATACAGGCGGGCAGGGAGATCAGGATTATTGTTAAGCCGGAAGATGTATCCGATGAAATGTCATCGCTTATATCAAGGGAGATTGCAAAGAAGATACAGGCGGAACTCTCCTATCCGGGGCAGATTAAGATAATGGTCATAAGGGAGACAAGGTTTGTTGATTATGCAAAGTAG
- a CDS encoding replication-associated recombination protein A — protein sequence MELFVTEQRNKPLAWRMMPASLQEFVGQEDLLGTGGPLRRLIEEDRIVSLILYGPPGTGKTAIARIIAKKTEARFVSLNAVTAGVKDIRNAIAYSGSGRTILFIDEIHRFNRLQQDALLPHVESGEITLIGASTQNPFFALVPALASRSTIFEFKPLAPEDIKLLIRHALASEKGFGKYRVEMDERAMNYIAVRCSGDARKALNMLELSFLTACTPSSSKVTIAVEGLKNSLQQKSLYYDEDLHYDIISAFIKSMRGSDPDAAVYWLARMIASGEDPMFIARRIVICASEDVGNADPMALNVAVSAMQALEKIGMPEGRIILAQAAIYVATAPKSNASYMAIDKATHTVVNEPLQNVPDHLRDSHYKGAEKLGRGADYKYPHNYNGHYIQQEYLEHEQTFYEPSDEGYEQNIKTTMKKRRSNQK from the coding sequence ATGGAACTTTTTGTAACAGAACAGCGAAATAAACCACTTGCGTGGCGTATGATGCCAGCATCACTGCAGGAGTTTGTGGGCCAGGAAGACTTGCTTGGTACAGGTGGTCCGTTGAGAAGGTTAATTGAGGAAGACAGGATAGTATCCCTGATTCTCTACGGGCCTCCGGGAACCGGCAAGACCGCCATAGCAAGGATTATTGCTAAAAAGACAGAGGCGCGTTTCGTCTCCCTTAATGCCGTCACTGCCGGGGTTAAGGATATCCGCAATGCCATCGCCTACTCAGGCTCCGGCAGGACCATACTCTTTATTGATGAGATTCACAGGTTTAACCGCCTCCAGCAGGACGCACTCCTTCCACACGTAGAATCAGGGGAGATAACCCTTATAGGGGCATCCACCCAGAATCCGTTTTTCGCCCTTGTACCTGCCCTTGCCTCAAGATCAACCATATTTGAGTTTAAACCCCTCGCACCTGAGGATATAAAACTACTGATCAGGCATGCACTTGCCTCTGAAAAGGGATTTGGCAAATACAGGGTTGAAATGGATGAGAGGGCAATGAATTACATTGCCGTCCGCTGCTCAGGGGATGCCAGAAAGGCACTTAATATGCTCGAATTATCCTTTCTCACTGCCTGCACCCCCTCCTCAAGCAAGGTCACCATTGCGGTTGAAGGGCTGAAAAACTCCCTCCAGCAAAAGAGCCTTTACTATGATGAAGACCTGCATTACGACATTATTTCCGCTTTTATCAAGAGTATGCGGGGTTCCGACCCCGATGCCGCAGTATACTGGCTTGCCAGGATGATTGCCTCAGGTGAGGACCCCATGTTCATTGCCCGGAGAATCGTTATCTGTGCCTCGGAAGATGTGGGAAATGCAGACCCGATGGCCTTGAATGTGGCAGTATCGGCAATGCAGGCCCTTGAGAAGATCGGAATGCCCGAGGGCAGGATTATCCTTGCCCAGGCAGCCATTTATGTAGCTACTGCACCAAAGAGCAACGCATCATACATGGCTATTGATAAGGCCACCCATACCGTTGTTAATGAGCCCCTGCAGAACGTACCGGATCATCTGAGGGACAGTCATTACAAGGGGGCTGAAAAGTTGGGAAGAGGCGCTGATTACAAGTATCCCCATAATTATAACGGTCATTATATTCAACAGGAGTACCTGGAGCATGAACAAACGTTTTACGAACCCTCTGACGAAGGTTACGAGCAGAACATCAAAACTACAATGAAAAAAAGGAGGTCCAACCAAAAATGA
- a CDS encoding molybdenum cofactor guanylyltransferase has translation MTDITGVILAGGDNRRFPVNKGLLRVGEERIIDRTLRLFREIFVEVIISTNTPEYYFFSGERMIGDLFPSRGPMGGIFSALVNSRTDRIFVAACDMPFLNPSLIRYLSGISTNADMVVCSFREGLHPLLGLYGKGILSPLETHLREGAIGLQRFIRDLNAHIVEEEEIKKIDPEGVSFVNINTIGDFNKFIGGKICLG, from the coding sequence ATGACCGACATAACAGGTGTTATACTTGCCGGTGGTGACAACAGGAGATTTCCCGTAAACAAGGGATTGCTCAGGGTGGGGGAGGAACGTATAATTGACAGGACGCTGCGACTCTTCAGAGAGATATTCGTAGAGGTGATTATCAGTACGAATACCCCTGAATATTACTTTTTTTCAGGAGAAAGGATGATCGGTGATCTCTTTCCCTCAAGAGGACCCATGGGGGGGATTTTCTCAGCTCTTGTTAATTCAAGGACTGACAGGATATTTGTGGCTGCCTGTGATATGCCGTTCCTGAATCCCTCCCTGATAAGATATCTCTCAGGTATTTCCACGAATGCCGACATGGTTGTCTGCTCATTCAGGGAAGGCCTTCACCCCCTCCTGGGTTTGTATGGCAAAGGCATCTTGTCGCCCCTTGAAACCCATCTGAGAGAAGGGGCGATCGGGCTTCAAAGGTTTATAAGAGACCTCAATGCCCATATAGTTGAAGAGGAAGAGATTAAAAAAATAGACCCTGAAGGTGTCAGTTTTGTTAATATAAATACAATCGGGGATTTTAATAAATTTATAGGAGGAAAGATATGTTTGGGTTAG
- a CDS encoding twin-arginine translocase TatA/TatE family subunit, whose translation MFGLGMQELIIVLIIVVILFGASRLPELGKGIGQAIKNFKKATNEPDEIDVTPKKPVEESSEKTTAEKKTEKEDQKQNA comes from the coding sequence ATGTTTGGGTTAGGGATGCAGGAGCTGATAATTGTATTGATTATTGTAGTCATCCTTTTCGGGGCATCAAGGTTGCCCGAATTAGGCAAGGGGATTGGACAGGCGATAAAGAATTTCAAGAAGGCAACAAACGAGCCTGACGAGATAGACGTAACACCTAAAAAACCTGTAGAGGAGTCGTCGGAAAAGACTACGGCAGAAAAGAAGACGGAAAAAGAAGATCAGAAACAGAATGCCTGA